From Diaminobutyricibacter sp. McL0608, one genomic window encodes:
- a CDS encoding SMP-30/gluconolactonase/LRE family protein: MNHLKATNLTGAVAHHAEGPVWSEAWGGLRFVDLDAGKLLTFDGVSVHTLHINQPIAAFVRPRASGGYVVATERGIGLAEGMDLAPSRFIDLWDDASIRMNDGTVDPWGRLWAGGMAYDARPGAASLFRIDPDLSFRPIVDGVTVSNGIGFSQNGERCFFVDTMTGRVDQFDVLGGELANRRPFVTFDREQGLPDGLTISADGSVWIALWGGSCIHGYSPEGDLHTIVDLPVGQVSACTFGGEQLRTLFITTSRQGLADGVDSEAGSLFAVETGYSGLPVSAFQG, translated from the coding sequence GTGAATCATCTCAAGGCGACGAACTTGACTGGGGCGGTCGCTCATCACGCTGAGGGTCCAGTATGGTCTGAGGCGTGGGGCGGTCTTCGCTTTGTAGACCTAGATGCCGGGAAGCTTCTTACGTTCGATGGTGTCTCGGTCCACACCCTGCATATCAACCAGCCGATTGCGGCGTTTGTACGACCGCGAGCCTCGGGCGGTTACGTTGTCGCAACCGAACGAGGTATCGGCCTAGCCGAGGGTATGGACCTGGCTCCTTCGCGGTTCATCGATCTCTGGGATGACGCCTCTATCAGGATGAACGATGGCACGGTTGATCCGTGGGGGAGGCTTTGGGCCGGCGGGATGGCATACGACGCTCGTCCAGGAGCGGCGTCGCTTTTTCGCATTGATCCCGATCTCAGTTTCCGCCCCATTGTTGACGGAGTTACTGTCTCGAACGGCATCGGATTCTCGCAGAACGGTGAGCGGTGCTTTTTCGTAGACACGATGACCGGGCGCGTAGATCAGTTTGACGTTCTTGGCGGGGAACTCGCGAATCGCCGACCGTTCGTGACGTTCGATCGAGAACAAGGTCTGCCGGATGGACTAACGATCTCGGCTGACGGATCTGTTTGGATCGCCCTTTGGGGCGGTTCTTGCATTCACGGCTATAGTCCCGAAGGCGACCTGCACACAATCGTTGACTTACCAGTCGGCCAGGTGAGTGCATGCACGTTCGGTGGAGAGCAACTAAGGACTCTTTTCATCACAACCTCCCGACAAGGTTTGGCGGACGGAGTCGATTCGGAGGCAGGTTCTCTCTTCGCGGTCGAAACTGGGTATTCCGGTCTACCGGTGAGCGCTTTCCAGGGCTAG
- a CDS encoding GntR family transcriptional regulator, with the protein MPLRNLSEDNISTKVIDELRAAIQNGELEPGTRLVERKLAERLGVSHIPVREALAILTEERLIEREPRRGARVASLSRKDLAEITSLRIVLEQFVARRVQERWTAKTEKQLRKITASMTKAATLGDRDTMFELDRQFHETLWEMSEHQLLVELTARLRGRLNGFLRMANKLLEIEQMQGHSEAHIAIVEALAGDDEVLLDATIAEHIQAAADRIEAFTGPDVE; encoded by the coding sequence GTGCCACTCAGGAACCTATCTGAAGACAACATCTCGACTAAGGTCATTGACGAGCTGCGCGCGGCCATCCAAAACGGCGAGCTTGAACCTGGGACCAGACTCGTCGAGCGGAAACTTGCAGAACGACTCGGCGTTAGCCACATCCCCGTGCGGGAAGCGCTTGCGATACTCACGGAAGAGCGACTCATCGAACGCGAGCCGCGCCGAGGCGCACGCGTTGCCAGCCTGAGCAGAAAAGATCTGGCAGAAATTACGAGCCTTCGGATCGTACTTGAGCAATTTGTTGCTCGAAGGGTACAAGAACGCTGGACCGCAAAGACAGAGAAACAACTCCGGAAAATCACGGCCTCAATGACGAAAGCCGCGACGCTTGGAGACCGAGACACGATGTTCGAGCTCGATCGGCAGTTCCACGAGACGCTATGGGAGATGAGCGAGCACCAACTTCTCGTGGAGTTGACTGCCCGACTCCGCGGCCGATTGAACGGCTTCTTGCGCATGGCGAACAAGCTTCTCGAAATTGAGCAGATGCAAGGCCATAGTGAAGCGCACATCGCAATCGTTGAGGCGCTTGCCGGCGATGATGAGGTGCTCCTGGATGCAACGATCGCAGAGCACATCCAAGCGGCTGCTGATCGCATCGAAGCCTTCACCGGGCCAGATGTCGAATAG
- a CDS encoding GntR family transcriptional regulator, whose protein sequence is MAIGNVSDRNISDKVADELRAAIEEGTFAPGERLVERKLAVQLGVSHIPVREALARLAEEGLVEREPRRGARVACLTADELAEISDLRIVLEVYVAERAQVLWTPQSEATLRTIVTEMSVAAQHGRADEMFALDRRFHETLWEMTNNNSLMSITSQLRGRINGFLLAANGALGSAELKLHAQSHNDLVEALTSGSPDIARRAMADHIRTAAERISTSEPD, encoded by the coding sequence ATGGCGATTGGAAACGTCTCTGATCGAAATATCTCTGACAAAGTCGCGGACGAGCTCAGGGCTGCAATCGAAGAAGGCACGTTTGCTCCAGGCGAACGCCTGGTCGAACGAAAACTGGCGGTACAGCTTGGCGTTAGTCACATCCCAGTCCGTGAAGCACTCGCTAGGCTCGCAGAGGAAGGACTCGTAGAGCGCGAGCCTCGACGGGGAGCGCGCGTGGCGTGCTTGACCGCCGACGAACTTGCTGAAATATCGGACCTTCGAATTGTCCTTGAGGTCTATGTCGCAGAGCGGGCTCAAGTGTTGTGGACTCCGCAAAGTGAAGCGACGTTGCGAACTATCGTCACTGAGATGTCCGTGGCGGCCCAACACGGTAGGGCTGATGAGATGTTCGCACTCGATCGCCGGTTCCACGAGACGCTTTGGGAGATGACTAACAACAACAGCCTGATGTCAATCACCTCGCAGCTTCGCGGGCGCATCAACGGGTTTCTTCTCGCCGCGAATGGAGCACTGGGCTCAGCCGAGTTGAAGCTTCACGCGCAATCTCACAACGACCTCGTTGAAGCACTCACGAGCGGCAGTCCAGACATCGCGCGAAGAGCAATGGCTGACCACATTAGGACTGCCGCCGAACGGATCTCAACGTCCGAACCAGATTGA